The following nucleotide sequence is from Aneurinibacillus soli.
CGTCGCGTGCCGAGCAGGTGCTAGAGGCGAAAGATGACGGGAAATACATGTTGAATTTGCAGGAAACAAATCGAATTTTGCTTCTTGAGGCAGGAATTTTGCCAGGGCATATCGAAGTCAGTCATTTATGTACGAGTTGTCGTACGGACCTGTTTTTTTCTCACCGGAAGGAAGCGGGGAAAACGGGGCGAATGACTGCGTTCATTGCATTGAAAGAGGGGTAAGGAAGTACGTTGGCATATATGGATATCGAACACAATCTTTTGAATGTCCGTGAACGCATTGCACAGGCGTGTGCACGCGTGAAGCGTTCACCGGAAGATGTAGAAATTGTAGCGGTTACGAAATATGTGTCGCTTGCGACAACACAGGCGGCGATAGAAGCGGGAATTCGCCATCTTGGGGAAAGCCGGACGCAGGACGCTATTCCGAAGTGGAACGCGCTTGGTGCAGATGCAGCTGTATGGCATTTTATCGGCCATTTGCAGACGAACAAGGTGCGCGAGATGATTGGACGTTTTCCGTATGTTCATTCCCTGGATCGTCTGTCGCTTGCAACGGAGCTTAACAGACGTGGAGTGGCGGCAGGCGTAACGACCAAATGCTTCTTGCAGGTAAATATTTCGGGAGAAGAGTCCAAACATGGCCTTGCGCCCGAGGAAGCGGCTGATTTTCTGAATGCGGTACACAATCTCACGCATCTTGAAGTGATTGGCCTGATGACGATGGCACCTTACACTGAGAATCCAGAAGAGACCCGTCCGGTATTCCAGGGCTTACGCGAATTGCGTGACCGCCTGCAGGAGAAGAACATTCCGAACGCACCGCTTGCGCATCTAAGTATGGGGATGTCTAATGATTATGAGATCGCCGTAGAAGAGGGTGCTACATTCATTCGGCTCGGTTCGACGCTTGTTGGTGATGAACGTGAATAAATGCTGAGCAAAGGAGCGCGATGAACGATGGGCGTTGTAAACAAGCTTAAAGAATTTTTCGGACTGAACGGCGAACCGGAAGTGTATGAGGAGATTATCGAGGAGCCGGACTATGAAGACGAAGAAGAATACGCTAAGCCTGCACGTAAATCCCGTGCAGCAAGTGGAAACAATGTTGTTAGCCTGCACGCCGTCAAAGAACAATCGCCTCGCCTGATGCTGGTGGAGCCGAAGTCATACGAAGAAGTGCAGGACATTTCCGATCATTTATGTTCGCGCCGCGGTGTCGTGATTAACTTGCAGCGGGTGCCAAATGAACAGGCGAAGCGTATCATTGATTTTCTCGGTGGAACGATTTATGCCATTAATGGTACGATTCAGCGTGTTGGACATAAGACATTTCTGTGCCTCCCGGAAAGTATGGACGTGCAGGGGAATATTACTGAAATGATGTTTGATGAACGTACGTAGTTGAGGTGAAGAGATGGAGCAACTTTTACGCATTATATCACTGGTATTTGAGATTTATTATTACATGATTATCGTATACATTTTAATGTCCTGGGTTCCGCAGGTGCGACAGACATCATTCGGAGAGATACTTGGCAAGCTTGTCGAGCCGTATCTGGACATTTTCCGGCGCTTTATCCCGCCACTCGGCATGATTGATATCTCGCCGATTGTAGCGTTGTTTGCGCTTCATTTTGCCCAGCTTGGGTTGATGAGTATTATTGTGAAGCTTGTAACATTATGAGTTTATACGATCACTTTCGACCGGAAGAGCGCCCGTTCGCAGAGCGGGTGGAAGAGTGGACAATGCGTGTGCGAGAACGGTATGAGCAGATTCAGACCGATTTTTTGGACCCGCGTCAGGCGTTTATTGTCCGCTCTCTTGCCGGACGGGAGTCAGGGGTATACATAGCGGCAGATGGCGGGTATGAGGAGGCAGAGCGAATACGTATCATTCTGCACCCGGAATACATGGAGCCGGAACCGAATGAATTCGGAATTGCGGTTCTACAAATTCAGGGGACGAACCAGTTCCTTACACTTGCGCATCGGGATTATCTTGGAGCGCTGATCGGGCTTGGCATTAAGCGGGACAAGTTTGGCGACATTCTTGTACACGAAGAGGGTGCCCAGCTTATCGTAGCCCGCGAGATTGTTGATTATGTACGAATACATATGACGCAGGTGCACCGTATTCATGTGCGGGTCGAAGAAGTGCCGATAGCGGCTGTGCGTATTCCGCCACAGTCGTTCCGCCGTATCACCTTCACCGTGCAGTCACCACGCCTTGACGCGATTATTGGAGATGTATATCGGCTCTCTCGCGCGAAAGTACTAGCTCCGATTCAGAATGGGCGCGCTCGTGTCAACTGGCGTGAAGTGAATGACCCTTCGTTTCGACTTGCAGAAGGAGATGTCGTTTCCTTTAAAGGATTTGGCCGCTTCCGCGTAGCAGAAGTGGGTAGCGAGACGAAAAAAGGTCGGATCAGAATTGAAATTGATATTGTTGAGTAATGAGAGGGAGGTGCCTGTTGTGTCACTGACACCACTAGATATCCATAATAAAGAGTTTAGCCGGGTATTTCGCGGGTATGACGAAGATCAGGTTAATGAGTTTC
It contains:
- a CDS encoding cell division protein SepF; this translates as MGVVNKLKEFFGLNGEPEVYEEIIEEPDYEDEEEYAKPARKSRAASGNNVVSLHAVKEQSPRLMLVEPKSYEEVQDISDHLCSRRGVVINLQRVPNEQAKRIIDFLGGTIYAINGTIQRVGHKTFLCLPESMDVQGNITEMMFDERT
- a CDS encoding YggS family pyridoxal phosphate-dependent enzyme; translated protein: MDIEHNLLNVRERIAQACARVKRSPEDVEIVAVTKYVSLATTQAAIEAGIRHLGESRTQDAIPKWNALGADAAVWHFIGHLQTNKVREMIGRFPYVHSLDRLSLATELNRRGVAAGVTTKCFLQVNISGEESKHGLAPEEAADFLNAVHNLTHLEVIGLMTMAPYTENPEETRPVFQGLRELRDRLQEKNIPNAPLAHLSMGMSNDYEIAVEEGATFIRLGSTLVGDERE
- a CDS encoding YggT family protein, translated to MEQLLRIISLVFEIYYYMIIVYILMSWVPQVRQTSFGEILGKLVEPYLDIFRRFIPPLGMIDISPIVALFALHFAQLGLMSIIVKLVTL
- a CDS encoding YlmH family RNA-binding protein; its protein translation is MSLYDHFRPEERPFAERVEEWTMRVRERYEQIQTDFLDPRQAFIVRSLAGRESGVYIAADGGYEEAERIRIILHPEYMEPEPNEFGIAVLQIQGTNQFLTLAHRDYLGALIGLGIKRDKFGDILVHEEGAQLIVAREIVDYVRIHMTQVHRIHVRVEEVPIAAVRIPPQSFRRITFTVQSPRLDAIIGDVYRLSRAKVLAPIQNGRARVNWREVNDPSFRLAEGDVVSFKGFGRFRVAEVGSETKKGRIRIEIDIVE